In a genomic window of Melitaea cinxia chromosome 27, ilMelCinx1.1, whole genome shotgun sequence:
- the LOC123667183 gene encoding UDP-glucose 6-dehydrogenase — MVIQKICCLGAGYVGGPTCSVIALKCPNIKVTVCDKSEERINQWNSEKLPIYEPGLDEVVRQCRGRNLFFSTDIETSILEADLIFISVNTPTKTIGNGKGRAADLKYIEGAARMIADIATSNKIVVEKSTVPVKAAEIIMKILRANTKPGVEYQILSNPEFLAEGTAIVDLVEAERVLIGGEDTPEGQKAVQALCWVYEHWIPAKNILTTNTWSSELSKLAANAFLAQRISSINSLSAVCEATGADVSEVARAVGRDSRIGPKFLEASIGFGGSCFQKDILNLIYLSECLNLPEVAAYWQQVVNLNDYQKTRFTRKVIESLFNTVADKKIAILGFSFKKNTGDTRESPAIYVSSTLLDEGAKLHIYDPKVEHDQIYYELTHPQVTNEPEIVRKRIEIHNSAYSAVSGAHAIVLCTEWDEFKTLDFKKIYDVMMKPAYIFDGRKILDHEALLNIGFHVQTIGKRLSRTSSIRAKGSQTMP, encoded by the coding sequence ATggtaatacaaaaaatttgcTGCCTCGGAGCGGGCTACGTCGGCGGCCCTACGTGCAGTGTGATTGCCTTGAAATGTCCTAATATTAAAGTGACTGTTTGCGACAAGAGCGAAGAGAGAATAAATCAGTGGAATTCGGAAAAATTACCTATTTACGAGCCGGGCTTAGACGAAGTAGTCAGACAGTGTCGGGgcagaaatttatttttctcgACTGACATTGAGACGAGCATCCTGGAGGCCGATTTAATATTCATCTCAGTGAACACGCCGACTAAAACGATCGGTAATGGCAAAGGCAGAGCCGCTGATCTGAAATACATCGAGGGCGCTGCCCGCATGATCGCCGATATCGCTACGAGTAACAAAATCGTAGTTGAAAAAAGTACTGTACCGGTGAAAGCGGCTGAAATTATCATGAAAATATTACGCGCGAACACGAAACCTGGTGTTGAATATCAGATATTGTCGAACCCAGAATTTTTGGCCGAAGGAACAGCCATTGTGGATCTGGTCGAGGCTGAAAGGGTGCTAATTGGAGGAGAAGACACTCCCGAAGGTCAGAAAGCTGTGCAAGCGCTCTGCTGGGTATACGAACACTGGATCCCGGCAAAGAACATCCTTACAACAAATACTTGGAGTTCTGAGTTATCAAAGCTGGCAGCGAACGCATTTTTAGCTCAAAGAATCTCAAGTATCAACTCACTGTCCGCTGTCTGTGAAGCCACAGGTGCTGATGTGTCAGAAGTAGCGCGAGCAGTCGGTAGAGATTCACGTATTGGTCCTAAATTCCTCGAGGCATCAATTGGTTTCGGAGGCAGTTGTTTCCAGAAAGATATCCTAAACCTCATTTACTTATCTGAGTGTTTAAACCTTCCTGAAGTAGCTGCTTACTGGCAGCAAGTCGTAAACTTAAACGACTACCAGAAAACTAGATTCACCCGTAAAGTTATCGAGTCTCTGTTCAACACGGTTGCGGACAAAAAGATAGCAATCCTCGGATTTTCGTTTAAGAAGAATACTGGAGACACTCGGGAGTCACCGGCTATATACGTATCAAGTACGTTACTAGACGAAGGAGCAAAGTTACATATCTACGACCCAAAAGTGGAGCACGACCAGATATACTATGAACTAACCCATCCCCAAGTCACTAATGAGCCAGAAATAGTCCGTAAGAGAATAGAAATACACAACTCTGCATACTCAGCCGTCTCCGGAGCCCACGCGATCGTATTATGCACGGAATGGGACGAATTCAAAACGTTAGACTTTAAAAAGATCTACGATGTAATGATGAAGCCGGCGTATATATTCGATGGCCGTAAGATCTTGGATCATGAAGCATTGTTGAACATTGGTTTTCACGTTCAGACGATCGGGAAGAGACTTTCAAGGACAAGCAGCATCAGAGCTAAAGGCAGCCAGACTATGCCTTAA